From the genome of Flavobacterium sediminis:
TATCGTCTTCACGGTTTTGTGAAAAAGCCATGTCAACTGTTAATTTATGACCTTCTTTTTTAAAATCTTTTGTGAAGTTGGTAGCATATTCAATTCTGAAGTTATCACTGATTCCGTCATTAAAACGGTTTTTAGTATAATCATAATTATGATCTGCATCATAATAGGTAAGGTATACATCATCAGGGTTTTTACCGTTACTTTCAGCAAAAGTCACAGAATTTGTCCAGGTCAATGATTTTGTCAACGACCAGTCAATACCGAAATTAGCATTGTATCCTTCATTCTGACGGTGATTTTTTCTTCTTTCTTCGCTGTAGCTTTTAGTTGAATTATCATCGTTTAAGTAACGAGAGTCCGTTGAGGAATTACCGGGAGAATTTCTGTAATTGTATCCGAAATTAGAGAATAAGTTGAAGTTCTCTGTCTTTTTGTTGATACTGGCGTTAGCCATATAGTTTTCAGGATCACCGGCTGTTAATACAATAGATCCGTTTACACCGTTAGTTTTACCTTTTTTCAGTACAATGTTAATGATACCACCACCACCTTCAGCATCATAACGTGCCGATGGATTGGTTATAACTTCTACTTTGTCTACAGAATCGGCAGGAAGTAATTTTAAAGCATCGGCAATGTTAATCCCTGCCAGACCTGAAGGTTTTCCGTCAATTAAAATCTTAACATTTTCATTACCTCTTAAAGCGATATTTCCTTCCGGATCAACCGTTACTGAGGGCACATTATCTAAAACATCACTTATTGTTCCGCCTTTAACGGTCATATCTTTTCCTACGTTGTAAATTCGTTTGTCAAGTTTAATTTCAACGGTTGATTTTTCAGCAACTAATTCAACACCTTTTAGTTGAGACACATCGGCTTCCAGATAAACAGCACCGAAATCAGTATCTGTTGTAAGAGTTCTGGTTTTAATTTCTACGGTCTTAAAAGAAATATACTCAAACCGCACATTATAGGTTCCGGTAGTTACTTCAAAGTTGAAATTACCGTCCATATCAGTTACGGAACCTGATAATTTTTCAGGATTTTTAGCATCTTGAAATACGACAGTAGCGTATTCTAAAGGTAAATCTGTACCTTTTTCAATGATCTTTCCGGTGATTTTAATTTTTTTTCCTCCTGTATTTCCCTGAGAAAAAGCAGTAGTTGTGGCTAATAGTAATAGTGTAATAGTGGTGAGTACTCGTTGCATTTATTAAAGTTTATTTCTTTAGACGACAAAAATAAACTTTGGTTTAAGCGTAAAATCACAAATCTTTGTTAAAAAAATGAAAACAGAAATTTTAAGAAGCTTTTGTTCGGTTAGGAACAGGCAAGATCAGGAGTAATTTGATGTATGAGTATCCTTCAGCCTTTATTTATTTTTAAAGGACTGACGATTATTCCGAAACCATCGGGGTCACGAATTAAGATTCCATTTTCGTTCCAATATGGGTTTTTGGCTTTTTCTTTTTTAATTTGTTGGTTTTCAATGTTTTTTAGAATGCTTTGATAGGTGCTTTCATCCGTAGGATAGAAAACCATCAGGTCATCCTCATCAGAATGATGCGTAGTTTTGTCTTTGGAGGTGGTAAATTCCAAATGCCAATTCTGATCCTTTTTGCCTAAAAAAACACCATCATAATGATTATGGTTACGGAAATCGCCGATTATTTCCAATTCCAGTATTTTAGTGTAAAAATGAATTAAACCTTCAAGATCATCGGTATGTCGGGCAACTCGTAAGATCATTTATAAAATATCTTGTATTTTTTCTTTCGGACGGGCAATTACGGCTTTATTTCCGTTAACTACGATCGGACGTTCAATTAACTTAGGATGTTGAAGCATGGCATCTATAATATTCTCATCAGTAAGTTCTTTGCCTTTGTATTCTTCTTTCCAGATGGCTTCTTTTGTACGTACTAATTCTATAGGTTTTATGTTTAATTTTTGAATTACTTCTTTTAACTCCTCTTTGGTGAAAGGTTCGTCTAAATATTTTCTTATGGTAAATTCTGTATTCAGGTTTTCCAGTTCACACAAACCTTCTCTGGATTTAGTACATCTTGGGTTATGGTATATTGTTATCATAAATACTATCTTTGAATTTTAAAGTGTAAAGATACTTAAAGTAAATTTTGAAATAAAATGCTTGTCTTTTTTTTACTTAAAACTTTACCTTTGTAAGTAAAGCACATTGTATATGTATTTAGAGCGAATTCAAAAACTGAAGCCTTATCTTTTACTTTATTGGCCTATTCCTGTTAGTTTTATTTTATTAATGGCGATTAATTTTATTTTATCAGCTAGTGTAGATACCAATAAAGTGATGCAGGAGTCGATACTTAGCTTCGGAGTTAACCGTACATTTCTGTATTTGATTGCTCCTTTAGCTTTAGGTTTGCTGATCGTTTTAGTATGGGTTAAATTTATACAAAGGATTCCTTTAACTGTTTTTACAACGGGTAGAGAAAAAATAGACTGGAAACGCATCGGTTTTTCATTTACTGTATGGGCAGTATTTACGATAGTAATGACCTTATGGGCTTATTACATTGCTCCGGAAAATTTTCAGATTAATTTCCAACCCGTGAATTTTGCCGTGTTTTTTATAATGGCTATTATCTTGATCCCGATGCAGACAAGTTTCGAAGAATACTTGTTCAGAGGACAAATTTTACAAGGGTTAAGCTTGGAAACCAAAAGTCGTTTTGCAGGAATGTTTGTCAGTTCTGTTCTGTTTGGCTTAATGCATGCTGCAAATCCTGAAGTCGAGAAAATAGGCTATTATATAATGATATATTATATAGGTACCGGCTTTTTTCTGGGAATCATAACACTCTTGGATGATGGAATGGAGTTAGCCTTAGGTTTTCACGCGGCTAATAATTTAGTAGGAGCACTATTAGTAACATCAGACTGGACTGCTTTTCAGACCTATTCTGTATTTAAAGATATATCTGAACCGAGCATCGGTTTTGATGTGTTGTTTCCGATCGTGGTAATTTATCCTGTTTTGATTTTTGTTTTTGCTAAAAAATATAACTGGCATGATTGGAAAACTAAACTTTTCGGAACTTTAAAAGATTAAAATATTATGACACCGCATTATACAAATATTCATAACCGATTTAAAATAAACGGCTTTCACTTAGATAGAGATTCTCTTTTTCAATTGGCTTACAGTCTGATCAAAGAAGGGGAAGATTTTGAAAAAGAAGTAGGAATGTTTCTTTTGGATTGGTTTGATGCAAAAGACTATGTTGAGGCACAAACTTCGGGAACAACGGGGAACCGAAGATTGTAAGAATTGATAAACAAGCAATGGTCAACTCAGCTTTGGCTACGGGAGATTTTTTTGAATTGGAACCCGGGAATACAGCTTTAAACTGTTTACCTGCCCGGTTTATTGCAGGGAAGTTAATGCTCGTTCGATCCATTATTTTAGGATTAGAAATGGATATGGTTTCACCTAAAGGCAATCCGTTAGCGCATACTTATAAGAATTATGATTTTGCAGCGATGGTTCCGCTACAAGTCGAACATGCTCTAGAAAATATAGAACAGATTGACAAACTGATTATTGGCGGAGCCAAAGTTTCTCAGGATCTTATAGAAAGTCTTAAGGGGAAAAAGACGAAAAGTTATGAAACTTATGGCATGACGGAAACCATTACTCATATTGCTGCCAAACCTATAGGAGAAGAGGTCTTCACTGTTTTACCCGGTATAAAAGTGGCTAAGGATATTGAAGGTTGTTTAGTTATTGAAGCTCCCAGAGTTTCAGACGAGAAGATCTTTACACACGATCTGGTTGAGATTACCGGAAAGAATACATTCAAATGGATAGGAAGGAAAGATAACATCATTAATTCCGGAGGAATAAAAATTATTCCGGAACTGGTTGAAAAAAAATTGGATGGTAAGTTAAAATCCCGCTATTTTATCGCTTCTAAACCGGATAAGCATTTAGGTCAGAAAGTAGTGTTGGCAATAGAAGGAAAGAACAATATAGATACTAAGATTTTTGAAGTATTGGATACTTATGAAAAACCTAAGGAAGTTGTTTATATATCCAGATTCAGTGAAACGGAAAACGGAAAAATTAATCGTAAAGAGACTTTAGAAAAAAACGGGCTGGTATAGCCCGTTTTTTATTTATGCATTTTTAGATAATAATCCACCGAATGCTTTCCGCTTCCGTAAAAAACGAAAAAAATCGCCAGAAGTAGAGCAGCAGAAGCCTGAACAAAATTACTAGTGTTAAACTCACTAAAGAAATTCAGTAAAAGAGCGCAGATAAGTATAGGCATTTGTACCCATACTGACCATCTAGTCAGGAAGCCAATGCAAATCATTGTTCCTCCCACAATGTGAGCCATGGAAACATAGTGTATAATTAACATTTCACTGCCAAAATTCCCTGCAGTATTTAAAATGTCATGTAAATAGTTTGTTTCTGTAATGAAAGTTACCCCTTTCAGAAACAAAAAGACACCAAAAATAACACGTACCAGATCTAACGGATAATAAGTGTGTGCATTAGCCCATTTGTTTAATTCTCTAATTGTAGCCATTACATTTAGTTTTTTGATATAAGGCTAATTTACTGAAAATTAAATAATTATTAAAATAATTTAAGAATTAAATAATTTAATGTTTAAAAAAATATTGAATTCACAACTCTTCCTTTAATTTGATAAAGAAATTATTGTCAAAAATTTGATAGCTCTTTGATTTTTTAAGTTTGCGCAATTTTATTTTTTGTTCCTGAGTGGTAGGATATAAACGTACTTTTTTTCGGTTGTATTCAATGTCTACCGGCATATTGAAATCAGCGTTTACATTATCCCAACGGTAATAGAAATAGTTGCCGTCTGTTTTGTAGACCAGTTCAGGGATTTGAGTAGTTTTCAAATATTGGTTAAAAATGGGAGTAAGGTTCATACCGCTTTTTTCATTGAAATAAGCGACCACCTGATCGGTGTCAATGATCTGTTTTTTAAAATGCTCGCTGTAATCGTGTAATAGTTTCCACCATTTAGCATCGTCATTAATCACATGTCGCAAGGTGTTCAACAGTAGAGCGCCTTTATAATACATGTCACCGCTTCCTTCGTTATTTACACCGTATTGTCCTATAACCGGTCGGTCGTTCTGTACATTAAAGCCTTGACCGTTGATGTATTTCATAGCGGCTTCATAACCTTTTTGGCATTCAATAAATACGGTTTCACTATAGGTAGTGAAAGCCTCATGAATCCACATATCTGCAATATCTTTACTGGTAATGCTATTTCCGAACCATTCGTGTCCGGTTTCATGAATAATAATAAAGTCAAAGCCCATTCCAAGACCACTTCTGGATAGATCCCTGCCTAAATAGCCTTTTCGGTATTTGTTTCCGTAAGCTACAGCACTTTGGTGTTCCATTCCTAAATAAGGAGTTTCTACTAATTTGTAACCGTCTTCCCAAAACGGATAATTTCCGAATTTTTTATTGAAACAGGCAAACATGGGTTTTACATCTGCTTCAAAGTGTTGCTTGGCCTTTTCCTCATTTTCCCGTAAAACATAATAGTCTAAGTCCAAACCTTCGTAAGTATCATGAATGTGGACATAATCGGCAATATTCACTGTGATATCGTAATTATTGATTGGATTTTTTACTTCCCAATCCCAGCGGGTGTATCCGTTTCCTAAATCCTGAGAACCTGTAAACCGACCGTTAGAAACATTCATTAAACCATTAGGTACAGCCACTTTTATAGTAGCTCCGTTATCAGGTTCATCCGTTTGTGAGTCTTTACACGGATACCATAAACTAGCCCCAGTTCCTTGGACAGCTACAGCAATAAAATCTTTTTTGTTATCATCTTTACTGAAAACAAATCCGCCATCCCAAGGTGCATTTTTAGCGACTTTAGGTTTACCGGAATAGTAGAATCTAAGTTTTTCTATCGAGTTTTGATCGATTGGTTGCGGAAAGTTGATGAAAACGGCATCGTAATCTCTTGTATAGTTTAGCTTTTGGTTGTTCCACACAATAGAATCAACTTTCATATTGTCAAACAGATCCAATTGTATTTTTTGCGTAGGTTCTATTACTTTAAAGGTGACCTGATTGTATCCGGTAATACTTTTTTCATCAGGATTGATAGTGAGACTCAAATCATACCGTTGGACGTCAAAACAAGTACGTTCCAAGCGTAAACCACCCTGTAAGGAATCTCTGTGGGTAAAGTTTTGAGCTGATAGTTGTTGGAAGCCAATGATTAAAAGGGATATGTAAAGTGATTTTTTCATCTATTTATTAAAATTAATGCCAGAATTAAACAAATTTAATAACATATTACTAATTATTTCTGAATCAATTGTAATATTAATTTCTTTTATCTTTTCTGATGAATAATTTTCAAAAGCTTTTATCAAAAGAATCTTGTTTTTTTCATCATAGTATAAGCTCCAATTTTCCCATGTTTTAACTTTTGTCGGACTGAAATCGACAATAAATTTATTTATAAGCTTTTTGGCATCTATACCTGAATAACCTTTTGATTTTTTAAAATGAATAGAAACAAGTGAACTATCTTTTTTTGAGAAAATAAAATCTGCGTATTCTTCTTCATTTTCATTAATTATTTTTGAGACTTCAAAATAATTTTTGTGTGTGTAGTGATTTCTATATTCTAATTGAATATCTGTATAATTAAGTTTAAATTGTGAATATACGTTTAAGAATAAAAATATTAATACAAATGTTATTTTCTTCATTTTAAAAACTTAAAATTCTGCTTCTTTAAAAATAGTCATTTTTTCTTTTAAAACAGGATGTATAAATGTAATTTCTTCGGCATGAAGATACAAACGATCTGCTTTGGTTCCGTACAAATCATCACCAATAATAGGGCAATTCAATCCTAGACTATGTGACGCATGAACACGCAATTGGTGTGTTCGTCCGGTAATAGGGAAGAAGTGTATGCGTGTTTTTTTATTCTTTATTTCGACGACTTTAAAATGTGTTTCGGCGGGTTTTCCGTATTCGTAGCAAACCAATTGATGCGGGCGATTGTCTAAATCTACTCGCAATGGTAAATTAATAATGCCTTCCGGCTGTTTTACAATGCCGTCAAGCAAAGCCACATATCTTTTTTTAACGGTTCGTTTGATAAACTGCGATTGTAGTTTTTTATAGATTTCTTCTGATTTGGCGATCAATAACAAACCGGAGGTCGACATGTCTAAACGATGAACGATCAGTGGACCTGTAGCTTCGGGATAGCGTTTCTTGACACGTTCGTAAACCGAATCTTGTATATTTTTTCCGGGAACGGAAAGAAATTCGGCGGGTTTATTCACAACTGCTAAATGATCGTCTTCAAAAACAATTTCGATATCTTTTCCTTCGGCGGGGTTTTCTAAGAGCGGATTCTCATCCATTTCTATGCCCTGTAACATGTGAGCCAGAATAGGTTCACATTTGCTTCTGCAAGCCGGGTAAAATTGTTTGTGTTTGCGTATTTCTGATTTTGGTGATTGTCCCCACCAGAATTCAGCTAAGGCAATTGGTTTTAAATTATTTTGAAAAGCATAATGCAATAACTTAGGTGCAGCACATTCACCGGCACCTGCAGGAGGATTATCGTCAAAAATTTCACCTACACTTTTTAATTTTTTATTTTGATTTAAAAAGGCGTATTGGGCAAATAATCGTTGTTGTAATTCTGAGGATTTATTGGCTCTTTCTAGTTTTAAATGATCAATTTCAGCTTGAAAACTTTCGACTTTCGACTTTTGATTTTCGACAGTTAAATTCCAATATTTTGTCATTTTTTTGAGTAAAATGCTTTCTTTTTTACTTTCTTCAGAAAGTTCGAGCTCTAATTGCTCAATTGTTGTTGGCGACAAATTATCAAAGGAAGCGCGTTTTTCATCCCGTTGAATTTTTAAGTCTTTAATACGCCGTTTCTGACGTCGGATATCGTTTTGTGCTTCTTCTTTTGTTTGCTCTAAATTTTTTTTGGCTTCTGCTAAAGCCATACTTTGTTCTAAAGCTTCTATTTTCCGGTTGTATTGGTTTAAAATAGCTTCTTCCTGCTTGAAAAAGCTATTTTGCGTTAGCATATCAAATACCGGAGGAACAAAATAAAGATGGTGGTTGCTATCGGCTAATTTTCCCGAAACACCCCATAAATAACCTAATTTATCATTTTGATCGAGGCATACCAGAACGCCAAACATTTTTCCGATTACAAACCCTTCCTG
Proteins encoded in this window:
- a CDS encoding VOC family protein, with translation MILRVARHTDDLEGLIHFYTKILELEIIGDFRNHNHYDGVFLGKKDQNWHLEFTTSKDKTTHHSDEDDLMVFYPTDESTYQSILKNIENQQIKKEKAKNPYWNENGILIRDPDGFGIIVSPLKINKG
- the arsC gene encoding arsenate reductase (glutaredoxin) (This arsenate reductase requires both glutathione and glutaredoxin to convert arsenate to arsenite, after which the efflux transporter formed by ArsA and ArsB can extrude the arsenite from the cell, providing resistance.), whose protein sequence is MITIYHNPRCTKSREGLCELENLNTEFTIRKYLDEPFTKEELKEVIQKLNIKPIELVRTKEAIWKEEYKGKELTDENIIDAMLQHPKLIERPIVVNGNKAVIARPKEKIQDIL
- a CDS encoding CPBP family intramembrane glutamic endopeptidase, translating into MYLERIQKLKPYLLLYWPIPVSFILLMAINFILSASVDTNKVMQESILSFGVNRTFLYLIAPLALGLLIVLVWVKFIQRIPLTVFTTGREKIDWKRIGFSFTVWAVFTIVMTLWAYYIAPENFQINFQPVNFAVFFIMAIILIPMQTSFEEYLFRGQILQGLSLETKSRFAGMFVSSVLFGLMHAANPEVEKIGYYIMIYYIGTGFFLGIITLLDDGMELALGFHAANNLVGALLVTSDWTAFQTYSVFKDISEPSIGFDVLFPIVVIYPVLIFVFAKKYNWHDWKTKLFGTLKD
- a CDS encoding acyl-CoA synthetase family protein, with translation MVNSALATGDFFELEPGNTALNCLPARFIAGKLMLVRSIILGLEMDMVSPKGNPLAHTYKNYDFAAMVPLQVEHALENIEQIDKLIIGGAKVSQDLIESLKGKKTKSYETYGMTETITHIAAKPIGEEVFTVLPGIKVAKDIEGCLVIEAPRVSDEKIFTHDLVEITGKNTFKWIGRKDNIINSGGIKIIPELVEKKLDGKLKSRYFIASKPDKHLGQKVVLAIEGKNNIDTKIFEVLDTYEKPKEVVYISRFSETENGKINRKETLEKNGLV
- a CDS encoding DoxX family protein, encoding MATIRELNKWANAHTYYPLDLVRVIFGVFLFLKGVTFITETNYLHDILNTAGNFGSEMLIIHYVSMAHIVGGTMICIGFLTRWSVWVQMPILICALLLNFFSEFNTSNFVQASAALLLAIFFVFYGSGKHSVDYYLKMHK
- a CDS encoding M1 family metallopeptidase yields the protein MKKSLYISLLIIGFQQLSAQNFTHRDSLQGGLRLERTCFDVQRYDLSLTINPDEKSITGYNQVTFKVIEPTQKIQLDLFDNMKVDSIVWNNQKLNYTRDYDAVFINFPQPIDQNSIEKLRFYYSGKPKVAKNAPWDGGFVFSKDDNKKDFIAVAVQGTGASLWYPCKDSQTDEPDNGATIKVAVPNGLMNVSNGRFTGSQDLGNGYTRWDWEVKNPINNYDITVNIADYVHIHDTYEGLDLDYYVLRENEEKAKQHFEADVKPMFACFNKKFGNYPFWEDGYKLVETPYLGMEHQSAVAYGNKYRKGYLGRDLSRSGLGMGFDFIIIHETGHEWFGNSITSKDIADMWIHEAFTTYSETVFIECQKGYEAAMKYINGQGFNVQNDRPVIGQYGVNNEGSGDMYYKGALLLNTLRHVINDDAKWWKLLHDYSEHFKKQIIDTDQVVAYFNEKSGMNLTPIFNQYLKTTQIPELVYKTDGNYFYYRWDNVNADFNMPVDIEYNRKKVRLYPTTQEQKIKLRKLKKSKSYQIFDNNFFIKLKEEL
- a CDS encoding RluA family pseudouridine synthase — its product is MLSKFRYFKTDISGISLPEKFTFPFYYEPHELSRIAAQELQEYLKTQTDFEHNFGLQKDQEGFVIGKMFGVLVCLDQNDKLGYLWGVSGKLADSNHHLYFVPPVFDMLTQNSFFKQEEAILNQYNRKIEALEQSMALAEAKKNLEQTKEEAQNDIRRQKRRIKDLKIQRDEKRASFDNLSPTTIEQLELELSEESKKESILLKKMTKYWNLTVENQKSKVESFQAEIDHLKLERANKSSELQQRLFAQYAFLNQNKKLKSVGEIFDDNPPAGAGECAAPKLLHYAFQNNLKPIALAEFWWGQSPKSEIRKHKQFYPACRSKCEPILAHMLQGIEMDENPLLENPAEGKDIEIVFEDDHLAVVNKPAEFLSVPGKNIQDSVYERVKKRYPEATGPLIVHRLDMSTSGLLLIAKSEEIYKKLQSQFIKRTVKKRYVALLDGIVKQPEGIINLPLRVDLDNRPHQLVCYEYGKPAETHFKVVEIKNKKTRIHFFPITGRTHQLRVHASHSLGLNCPIIGDDLYGTKADRLYLHAEEITFIHPVLKEKMTIFKEAEF